From Pagrus major chromosome 9, Pma_NU_1.0, the proteins below share one genomic window:
- the tpt1 gene encoding translationally-controlled tumor protein homolog has translation MIIYKCIITQDEMFSDTFKVKLTEDGMFYEVEGRRVTRTDKIDDSLLGANASAEEASEGCEDNCVSGIDIILNHKLQETSFDKKGYTAYMKTYMKAVKAYLEEHEPDRVAGFVAAAPGALKTVLGQIKDLQFYTGESMNPDGMVGLLNYREDGVTPYMLFYKDGLAVEKC, from the exons ATGATCATCTACAAGTGCATCATCACCC AAGATGAGATGTTCTCGGACACATTCAAAGTCAAATTGACCGAAGATGGGATGTTTTATGAAGTTGAAGGAAGG AGGGTGACCAGAACAGATAAGATCGATGACTCTTTACTCGGGGCCAACGCCTCTGCAGAGGAAGCGTCCGAGGGCTGCGAGGACAACTGTGTCTCTGGTATTGACATCATCCTCAACCACAAACTGCAGGAGACGAGCTTTGACAAGAAGGGGTACACGGCCTACATGAAAACCTACATGAAGGC TGTTAAGGCATACCTGGAGGAGCACGAGCCAGACAGAGTGGCAGGATTCGTGGCCGCCGCCCCAGGAGCTCTTAAGACAGTTCTCGGTCAAATCAAGGATCTCCAG TTTTACACAGGCGAGAGCATGAACCCTGACGGCATGGTGGGACTGCTTAACTACCGCGAGGACGGCGTCACACCATACATGCTTTTCTACAAAGACGGTCTGGCGGTTGAGAAATGT TAA